A part of Candidatus Methylomirabilota bacterium genomic DNA contains:
- a CDS encoding DHA2 family efflux MFS transporter permease subunit: protein MSTAAAALPIGESGVGSARKWAITGSVMLVTVMQVLDVTVTNVALPHIQGSLSAGVDEVSWVLTSYLAANAVILPATGWLAGVIGRKRFFLACTVTFTLASVLCGLAPNIWVLLVARMIQGIGGGPLMPLSQAIMWEIFPLRQRGTAMAAWGVGIMMAPIFGPTLGGWISDNWSWRWIFYINVPIGLVGFLAASAVLFDPPYLRRPGRIDIWGLVLMAVGFLSLQLFLDQGERNEWFESSVIIFLALLATATLIGFLIRELIADEPILDLTVYADRNFAASSLIMLVVMMGFFSSMVMLALFTQRVLGYDAWTSGLVLAPGGVGNLVSLLVAGRLITRIDQRWLLALGCVLNAYAVYVMSEVTLSMDYWALAWPRFVQGAGVGFIFVPLNTIALATIAREKMGNATAALNVVRNLGGAIGVSVMTALLARRSQEHQATLVGHVNVWDPETADRLRAWARHFSDRGADAFTAERQALGTLYREVTRQAELLAFADDFWLLFLLFCGTLGLLPLLRRVRIDAPKGGPREDDAPAPLHAE from the coding sequence GTGAGCACCGCCGCCGCCGCGCTGCCGATCGGCGAGTCGGGCGTCGGCTCGGCGCGGAAGTGGGCCATCACCGGCTCGGTCATGCTGGTGACGGTCATGCAGGTGCTCGACGTCACCGTCACGAACGTAGCCCTCCCGCACATCCAGGGCTCGCTGTCCGCGGGGGTCGACGAGGTGTCGTGGGTGCTCACCTCGTACCTCGCCGCCAACGCCGTGATCCTGCCCGCCACCGGATGGCTCGCCGGGGTCATCGGGCGGAAGCGCTTCTTCCTCGCGTGCACGGTCACCTTCACCCTGGCGTCGGTGCTGTGCGGCCTTGCGCCCAACATCTGGGTGCTGCTGGTCGCCCGTATGATCCAGGGCATCGGCGGCGGCCCGCTCATGCCGCTGTCGCAGGCCATCATGTGGGAGATCTTCCCGCTCCGGCAGCGCGGCACCGCCATGGCTGCGTGGGGCGTGGGGATCATGATGGCGCCGATCTTCGGGCCGACGCTCGGCGGGTGGATCTCCGACAACTGGTCCTGGCGCTGGATCTTCTACATCAACGTGCCCATCGGGCTCGTGGGCTTCCTCGCCGCCAGCGCGGTGCTCTTCGATCCGCCCTATCTCCGGCGGCCCGGCCGCATCGACATCTGGGGGCTCGTGCTGATGGCAGTGGGCTTCCTGTCCCTGCAGCTCTTCCTCGACCAGGGTGAGCGCAACGAGTGGTTCGAGTCGTCGGTGATCATCTTCCTCGCGCTGCTGGCCACGGCCACCCTGATCGGCTTCCTCATCCGCGAGCTGATCGCCGACGAGCCCATCCTCGACCTCACCGTCTACGCCGACCGCAACTTCGCGGCGTCGAGTCTGATCATGTTGGTCGTTATGATGGGCTTTTTCTCCAGCATGGTGATGCTCGCCCTGTTCACGCAGCGGGTGCTGGGCTACGATGCGTGGACGTCCGGCCTCGTCCTTGCCCCCGGCGGCGTCGGCAACCTCGTCTCGCTGCTCGTCGCCGGCCGCTTGATCACGAGAATAGACCAGCGCTGGCTCCTCGCGCTCGGCTGCGTGCTCAACGCCTACGCGGTGTACGTGATGTCCGAGGTGACGCTCAGCATGGATTACTGGGCGCTCGCCTGGCCGCGGTTCGTCCAGGGCGCGGGCGTCGGCTTCATCTTCGTGCCGCTCAACACCATCGCGCTCGCCACCATCGCGCGCGAGAAAATGGGCAACGCCACTGCGGCGCTGAACGTGGTGCGGAACCTGGGGGGCGCCATCGGGGTGTCCGTGATGACCGCGCTCCTCGCCCGGCGAAGCCAGGAGCATCAAGCCACCCTGGTGGGCCACGTCAACGTCTGGGATCCCGAGACCGCCGATCGCCTTCGCGCCTGGGCCCGCCACTTCTCCGACCGCGGCGCGGATGCCTTCACGGCGGAGCGGCAGGCGCTGGGCACCCTCTATCGGGAAGTCACACGGCAGGCGGAGCTCCTGGCCTTCGCCGACGATTTCTGGTTGCTCTTCCTCCTCTTCTGCGGAACGCTGGGGCTGTTGCCGCTCCTTCGGCGCGTGCGGATCGACGCGCCGAAGGGAGGCCCCCGGGAGGACGATGCGCCGGCGCCACTGCACGCGGAATAG
- a CDS encoding alpha/beta hydrolase gives MNPLRPADRYVVANGLRLHCLDWGGDGPPLLLLHGFTGHAHAWDTLSIALQPHFHVYALDQRGHGESDPAEVYNPVVAFDDINGVLAELGLTTLTVIGLSMGGRNAMYFASKRPEAVRRLVIVDIGPEISKKMSQAPPGPPEPETWDSIEQAAQHLLRGNAYPGIHYYRWVASHSLKARPDGRLVWQWHPSIKERRTQSDIDWWALLKTISAPTLVLRGAESPILDRDVAERMAATLPDGRFAEIPRAVHTLHEDNPDAVLAALRAFLAF, from the coding sequence ATGAATCCACTGCGGCCCGCCGATCGCTACGTCGTCGCCAACGGCCTCCGCCTCCACTGCCTCGACTGGGGCGGCGACGGCCCCCCGCTCCTCCTGCTCCACGGCTTCACGGGCCACGCGCATGCCTGGGACACGCTGTCGATCGCGCTCCAGCCGCACTTCCACGTGTATGCCCTCGATCAGCGGGGCCACGGGGAGAGCGACCCCGCGGAGGTGTACAACCCGGTCGTCGCCTTCGACGACATCAACGGCGTCCTCGCCGAGCTCGGCCTCACCACGCTCACCGTGATCGGCCTCTCCATGGGCGGGCGCAACGCGATGTACTTCGCCTCGAAGCGCCCGGAGGCGGTGCGGCGCCTCGTGATCGTGGACATCGGCCCCGAGATCAGCAAGAAGATGTCGCAGGCGCCGCCCGGACCGCCCGAGCCCGAGACCTGGGACTCGATCGAGCAGGCCGCGCAGCATCTCCTCCGCGGCAATGCCTATCCCGGCATCCACTACTACCGCTGGGTCGCCTCCCACAGTCTCAAGGCCCGGCCGGACGGGCGCCTGGTGTGGCAGTGGCATCCGAGCATCAAGGAGCGCCGCACCCAATCGGACATCGACTGGTGGGCCCTGCTCAAAACGATCTCGGCGCCCACCCTCGTGCTGCGCGGCGCCGAGAGCCCGATCCTGGACCGCGACGTGGCCGAGCGCATGGCCGCCACGCTGCCCGACGGCCGCTTCGCGGAGATTCCGCGTGCCGTCCACACGCTGCACGAGGACAATCCGGACGCCGTGCTCGCCGCCCTGCGCGCGTTCCTCGCGTTCTGA
- a CDS encoding alpha/beta hydrolase: protein MHAARAPGPTSHTYFSQRLRLHYVNWGNPGGRPLLLVHGGRDHCRNWDWTAAAFRDEWHVIAPDLRGHGDSQWSPDGSYTMAGYVYDLAQLIHQQRLAPVTIIAHSLGGAIALRYAGIYPETVARLVAIEGLGPPPGAIAALRDVPIETRMDKWIQEQRGLAGRLPRRYPSIEDAFRRMQEENPHLTAAQARHLTEHGVNQNEDGTYSWKFDNYVRAWFPYDMRGQDIQRLWSRITCPTLLLYGKESRSGDPAADGRARHFPHARVVGIDGAGHWLHHDRLDVFLQTVRDFLSER, encoded by the coding sequence GTGCACGCCGCGCGCGCGCCGGGCCCGACGTCGCACACGTATTTCTCCCAGCGGCTGCGCCTGCACTACGTGAACTGGGGCAATCCCGGCGGGCGGCCGCTGCTCCTCGTCCACGGCGGGCGCGATCACTGCCGGAACTGGGACTGGACCGCCGCGGCCTTCCGCGACGAGTGGCACGTGATCGCGCCCGATCTCCGCGGGCACGGCGATAGCCAGTGGTCGCCCGACGGCAGCTACACCATGGCCGGCTACGTCTACGATCTCGCCCAGCTCATCCATCAGCAGCGCCTGGCCCCCGTGACGATCATCGCCCACTCCCTCGGCGGCGCCATCGCGCTCCGCTACGCGGGCATCTATCCGGAGACGGTGGCGCGGCTGGTGGCCATCGAGGGCCTCGGGCCGCCGCCCGGCGCCATCGCCGCGCTGCGCGACGTGCCCATCGAGACGCGCATGGACAAGTGGATTCAGGAGCAGCGCGGCCTGGCCGGCCGCCTGCCCCGCCGCTATCCGTCCATCGAGGACGCCTTCCGCCGCATGCAGGAGGAGAACCCGCACCTCACCGCCGCGCAGGCGCGTCATCTCACCGAGCACGGCGTGAACCAGAACGAGGACGGGACCTATAGCTGGAAGTTCGACAACTACGTGCGCGCGTGGTTCCCCTACGACATGCGCGGCCAGGACATCCAGCGTCTGTGGAGCCGCATCACCTGCCCCACTCTGCTCCTCTACGGCAAGGAGAGCCGCTCCGGTGATCCGGCCGCGGACGGCCGCGCGCGCCACTTTCCCCACGCGCGGGTGGTCGGCATCGACGGCGCGGGCCACTGGCTCCATCACGACCGACTGGACGTCTTCCTCCAGACGGTGCGCGACTTCCTGAGCGAGCGCTGA
- a CDS encoding thioredoxin family protein, with protein MAQLTVPLDAARFGKGLPWKDYMAQMGDTRARTEDNYAKATLTDEERSFFKNPALGKVKYALMLAENWCGDVHRNSPLLAHICEAMPNCEMRVFFRDQNLDITDLYLNNGYRSIPVIVFFDQNWNEIGHWIERASAATQKMMALRAKTVDVAPADQQEAATAEFRKQYQALHEGPNSPWREAVKEVRQVLATRLGLLPPDAKK; from the coding sequence ATGGCACAGCTCACTGTTCCCCTCGATGCCGCCCGCTTCGGGAAGGGTCTTCCCTGGAAGGACTACATGGCCCAGATGGGCGACACGCGGGCCCGCACCGAGGACAACTACGCGAAGGCGACGCTCACCGACGAGGAGCGCTCGTTCTTCAAGAACCCGGCGCTCGGCAAGGTGAAGTACGCCCTCATGCTCGCCGAGAACTGGTGCGGCGACGTGCACCGCAACTCGCCCCTTCTCGCTCACATCTGCGAGGCCATGCCGAACTGCGAGATGCGGGTGTTCTTCCGCGATCAGAACCTCGACATCACCGACCTCTACCTCAACAACGGCTACCGCTCGATCCCGGTCATCGTCTTCTTCGATCAGAACTGGAACGAGATCGGCCACTGGATCGAGCGTGCGAGCGCGGCCACCCAGAAGATGATGGCGCTCCGCGCCAAGACGGTGGACGTGGCGCCGGCCGATCAGCAGGAGGCGGCGACGGCGGAGTTCCGGAAGCAGTACCAGGCGTTGCACGAAGGTCCCAACAGCCCCTGGCGCGAGGCGGTGAAGGAAGTGCGCCAGGTGCTGGCGACCCGGCTCGGGCTCCTGCCCCCGGACGCCAAGAAGTAG
- a CDS encoding ABC transporter substrate-binding protein: MTRSRSAVAAVTVCLTLVTAAVLGSLLAAEGQTPKRGGVLQSVLIEDPPGLLVHESATVSNVWPMSPCYSNLVFFHPQKPLESADTVIPELAEKWSWQDNYRNLVFFLRKNVRWHDGKPFTSRDVKYTFDVAREAPDAPAKFRLSARKDWWANVEAVEAPEPHTVVFRLKRPQPSLLLMLASGYSPVYPAHVPLGELRQKCVGTGPFKFKEWQRGQSVELERNPDYFIPERPYLDGIKYTVISERGTRLAALQAGRLDAFVPLEMTKAMADAAKKSAPNLVISEVGQNGSDNVILNVKRAPFDNPAVRRAVSLAMDRQGYVQSVRHGGAVVGVGLMPKPLGIWGLSDPELRTLPGYRGSAVDKVEAKRLLASAGFGPGGKPVKVELSTRTLSIYLDVASFVADQLHQIGIEATVKQMDSAAWFPALARRDYQIGGNLTAGGFDDPDAYFFENYKCGSSRNYSDYCNEEVDRLIDQQSQELDRAKRLKLVLEIQRRLEADVARPMLGWRKEYFAHYPHVKNLVPHNALYNYGRMQDVWLDR; this comes from the coding sequence ATGACCCGATCCCGCTCCGCAGTGGCTGCCGTCACCGTGTGCCTGACCCTCGTCACCGCCGCCGTCCTCGGGAGCCTCCTCGCCGCCGAGGGCCAGACCCCCAAGCGGGGCGGCGTGCTCCAGTCCGTGCTGATCGAGGATCCGCCGGGGCTGCTCGTGCACGAGTCGGCCACCGTGTCCAATGTCTGGCCCATGTCGCCGTGCTACTCGAACCTGGTCTTCTTCCACCCGCAGAAGCCCCTCGAGAGTGCGGACACCGTGATCCCCGAGCTGGCGGAGAAGTGGTCCTGGCAGGACAATTACCGGAACCTCGTCTTCTTCCTCCGCAAGAACGTGCGCTGGCACGACGGCAAGCCCTTCACCTCGCGCGACGTCAAGTACACGTTCGACGTGGCGCGGGAGGCGCCGGACGCGCCCGCAAAGTTTCGCCTCAGCGCCAGGAAAGACTGGTGGGCCAACGTCGAGGCCGTCGAGGCCCCTGAGCCGCATACCGTGGTCTTCCGGCTCAAGCGGCCGCAGCCCTCGCTGCTGCTCATGCTGGCCTCCGGCTACTCGCCGGTGTATCCCGCTCACGTTCCGCTGGGCGAGCTCCGCCAGAAGTGCGTGGGCACGGGCCCGTTCAAGTTCAAGGAGTGGCAGCGCGGCCAGTCGGTGGAGCTCGAGCGGAACCCCGACTACTTCATTCCCGAGCGCCCCTATCTCGACGGCATCAAGTACACCGTCATCTCCGAGCGCGGGACGCGGCTCGCCGCGCTCCAGGCCGGGCGGCTCGATGCCTTCGTCCCCCTCGAGATGACCAAGGCCATGGCGGACGCCGCGAAGAAGAGCGCGCCCAATCTCGTGATCAGCGAGGTGGGGCAGAACGGCAGCGACAACGTGATCCTCAACGTCAAGCGCGCGCCCTTCGACAATCCGGCGGTCCGGCGCGCCGTCAGCCTCGCCATGGACCGGCAGGGCTACGTGCAGAGCGTGCGGCACGGGGGGGCGGTGGTCGGCGTGGGGCTCATGCCGAAGCCGCTGGGGATCTGGGGGCTCAGCGACCCCGAGCTGCGCACGCTGCCGGGCTATCGCGGCAGCGCGGTGGACAAGGTCGAGGCGAAGCGCTTGCTCGCCTCCGCGGGCTTCGGCCCCGGCGGCAAGCCGGTGAAGGTGGAGCTCTCCACGCGCACGCTCTCCATCTATCTGGACGTCGCGTCGTTCGTGGCCGATCAGCTCCATCAGATCGGGATCGAAGCCACCGTGAAGCAGATGGACTCCGCGGCGTGGTTCCCCGCCCTGGCCCGGCGCGACTATCAGATCGGCGGCAACCTCACCGCGGGCGGCTTCGACGATCCCGACGCGTACTTCTTCGAAAACTACAAGTGCGGGTCGTCGCGCAACTACAGCGACTACTGCAACGAGGAGGTCGATCGCCTGATCGACCAACAGTCGCAGGAGCTGGACCGGGCCAAGCGGCTCAAGCTCGTGCTGGAGATCCAGCGCCGCCTCGAGGCCGACGTCGCCCGCCCCATGCTCGGCTGGCGCAAGGAGTACTTCGCGCACTATCCCCACGTGAAGAACCTCGTCCCGCACAACGCCCTCTACAACTACGGGCGGATGCAGGACGTGTGGCTGGACCGGTGA
- a CDS encoding alcohol dehydrogenase catalytic domain-containing protein, which yields MKLATWRGGSRFTLDEAPDPVAGPGEVLVDVQAAGICGTDIHATQGLFPWQPPLVMGHEYSGVIRAVGRGVSARLIGRPVACEPSQGCGACPACAAGRVSQCPRARRIGGFAERVALPVICVHPLPRGLDPVTAALTEPAACCLAGLEMFRMPRGATVVVIGGGIMGLLTMALAKRRGARRLILSDPIEERRAIARRLGAGIVVDPTRERLADRVKAVTKGVGADVVCEAVGKPELVAEALTLVKTTGILQLVGVNPKGAKLPIDLYDVHYREVRIHGAYGRGTAFRRALAALPRLRARSLITARFPLARIEEAFAHAAAGRGAKTVITPGAG from the coding sequence GTGAAGCTGGCGACGTGGCGCGGCGGCAGTCGCTTCACGCTGGACGAGGCGCCGGACCCGGTGGCCGGGCCGGGCGAGGTGCTGGTAGACGTGCAGGCCGCGGGTATCTGCGGCACCGACATCCACGCCACCCAGGGGCTCTTCCCGTGGCAGCCGCCCCTGGTGATGGGCCACGAGTACTCCGGGGTGATCCGCGCCGTGGGGCGCGGGGTGAGCGCGCGGCTGATCGGACGTCCCGTGGCCTGCGAGCCCTCGCAGGGTTGTGGCGCGTGCCCAGCCTGCGCGGCCGGCCGCGTCTCCCAGTGCCCGCGCGCCCGGCGCATCGGCGGCTTCGCGGAGCGGGTGGCGCTGCCCGTGATCTGCGTGCACCCACTGCCCCGCGGCCTCGATCCCGTCACCGCCGCGCTCACCGAGCCGGCGGCCTGCTGCCTGGCCGGGCTCGAGATGTTCCGGATGCCGCGAGGCGCCACCGTGGTCGTGATCGGCGGCGGCATCATGGGACTTCTCACGATGGCGCTCGCAAAGCGCCGCGGCGCCAGGCGTTTGATCCTCTCCGACCCGATCGAGGAGCGGCGAGCCATCGCACGCCGCCTGGGCGCGGGGATCGTCGTGGATCCGACTAGGGAGCGCCTCGCCGACCGCGTGAAAGCGGTCACCAAGGGCGTGGGCGCCGATGTCGTCTGCGAGGCGGTGGGCAAGCCCGAGCTGGTGGCCGAGGCCCTCACCCTGGTCAAGACCACCGGCATCCTCCAGCTGGTCGGCGTCAACCCGAAGGGCGCCAAGCTTCCCATCGACCTCTATGACGTCCACTACCGGGAAGTTCGTATCCACGGAGCCTACGGCCGCGGCACCGCCTTTCGCCGCGCGCTGGCCGCGCTGCCGCGGCTGCGCGCCCGCAGCCTGATCACCGCGCGCTTCCCGCTCGCTCGCATCGAGGAGGCGTTCGCCCATGCGGCGGCCGGGCGCGGCGCCAAGACCGTCATCACGCCGGGCGCGGGCTAG
- a CDS encoding amidohydrolase family protein: protein MRLLSDEELASLHPAETAAFPGPVPTQVVSSDEYYPSPQSPAQRQVEARVVEIADTEARRRGITRRRFFQTASGMAAAFVAMNEVYGRLFDASRAEAADSDAAVARAKALAGQFVMDTHTHFLRDDTRLEGFVRQREAVGRAGWNPALAGKPQTLEDLKADNYFKEIFLDSDTKVALLSGAPSEVPQDWFLTNDMAAAARDKVNARLGARRMMSHAIFTPGYPGWLEEMDRAIADLKPDSFKGYTIGDNTNKDLSRHPWRMDDEKLVYPAYEKMQKAGLVNVCVHKGLFPPSVEMRFPHLRPYCDVRDVGKAARDWPGLNFIIYHGGYRFPGGGNPADALAQFEREGRVDWVTDLAEIPAKYGVKNVYADLGQLFAQTTVAQPRVTAALMGMLVRGMGADHVIWGTDAVWTGAPQWQIEGLRRLEIPEDMQTRYGWAPLGPADGPVKRAILGENAARLYGFNKAAELGGPRDRLTGLKAEYEARGEGRSNLRYGYVVPSRA, encoded by the coding sequence ATGCGACTGCTGAGCGACGAGGAGCTGGCGTCCCTTCACCCTGCCGAGACCGCGGCCTTCCCCGGCCCCGTGCCCACCCAGGTCGTCTCGAGCGACGAGTACTATCCCTCGCCGCAGAGCCCCGCGCAGCGGCAGGTCGAGGCGCGCGTCGTGGAGATTGCCGACACCGAGGCGCGGCGACGCGGGATCACGCGGCGGCGCTTCTTCCAGACGGCGAGCGGCATGGCTGCCGCGTTCGTCGCGATGAACGAGGTGTACGGGCGGCTCTTCGACGCGAGCCGTGCCGAGGCCGCCGACTCGGACGCCGCCGTGGCCCGCGCGAAGGCGCTCGCCGGTCAGTTCGTCATGGACACGCACACGCACTTCCTCCGCGACGACACGCGGCTCGAGGGCTTCGTGCGCCAGCGGGAAGCGGTGGGCCGCGCGGGGTGGAACCCGGCCCTCGCGGGCAAGCCCCAGACGCTCGAGGATCTGAAGGCCGACAACTACTTCAAGGAGATCTTCCTGGACTCTGACACCAAGGTCGCGCTGCTCTCGGGCGCGCCGTCGGAAGTGCCCCAGGACTGGTTCCTCACCAATGACATGGCGGCGGCCGCGCGCGACAAGGTCAACGCCCGGCTCGGCGCGCGGCGGATGATGAGCCACGCCATCTTCACGCCGGGCTATCCGGGCTGGCTCGAGGAGATGGACCGCGCCATCGCCGACCTCAAGCCCGACTCCTTCAAGGGCTATACCATCGGCGACAACACCAACAAGGATCTCAGCAGGCACCCTTGGCGCATGGACGACGAGAAGCTCGTGTACCCGGCTTACGAGAAGATGCAGAAGGCCGGGCTCGTGAACGTGTGCGTGCACAAGGGGCTGTTCCCGCCGTCGGTGGAGATGCGCTTCCCCCATCTCCGGCCCTACTGCGACGTGCGCGACGTGGGCAAGGCGGCGCGCGACTGGCCGGGGCTCAACTTCATCATCTATCACGGCGGCTACCGCTTTCCCGGCGGGGGCAATCCCGCGGACGCACTCGCCCAGTTCGAGCGGGAGGGGCGCGTGGACTGGGTCACCGACCTTGCGGAGATCCCGGCGAAGTACGGCGTCAAGAACGTCTACGCGGATCTCGGCCAGCTCTTCGCGCAGACCACCGTGGCCCAGCCGCGCGTCACCGCGGCCCTCATGGGCATGCTCGTGCGCGGCATGGGCGCGGACCATGTGATCTGGGGCACCGACGCGGTGTGGACGGGCGCGCCGCAGTGGCAGATCGAGGGGTTGCGGCGGCTCGAGATTCCCGAGGACATGCAGACGCGCTACGGCTGGGCGCCGCTGGGGCCCGCCGACGGCCCCGTGAAGCGGGCCATCCTCGGGGAGAACGCGGCGCGGCTTTACGGCTTCAACAAGGCGGCCGAGCTTGGCGGCCCCCGCGACCGCCTGACCGGCCTCAAGGCCGAATACGAGGCGCGCGGCGAAGGGCGCTCGAATCTCCGCTACGGCTACGTCGTGCCCTCGCGCGCGTGA
- a CDS encoding ABC transporter substrate-binding protein, which produces MKRRHFLVGAGAAVGWPAGAAAQSAPPRPHVGVLVAESAPHPFTEAFRAGMRELGYVEGRTVTITWRYADGLLERAVEQAAELVRLKVRVIAAHHTPAVKASMSVGGGVPIVMAPAGAPVQAGLVKSLAQPGGNVTGLSSMEAELGTKRLQLLVEIIPGLKRVALLGARTDPFTKPFVGDFRDAANRMGLQLQPVLIDGVSDFDNAFAEMAKAGAQAVVIQPLFQPHSAHVLELAGRHRLAVMSSYRDITQAGGLLSYSADHAAYFRRAANFVDKILKGAKPADLPVEQPDKFELVVNLKAAKVLGLNVPPSVLAGADEIIQ; this is translated from the coding sequence GTGAAGCGCCGACACTTTCTCGTCGGCGCGGGGGCGGCGGTGGGGTGGCCGGCGGGGGCCGCGGCGCAATCGGCGCCCCCGCGGCCGCATGTCGGCGTGCTCGTCGCGGAGTCGGCGCCCCACCCCTTCACCGAGGCGTTCCGGGCAGGCATGCGCGAGCTCGGCTACGTGGAGGGGCGCACCGTGACCATCACGTGGCGATACGCCGACGGCCTGCTCGAGCGGGCCGTCGAGCAGGCGGCCGAGCTCGTGCGGCTCAAGGTCCGCGTGATCGCCGCGCACCACACGCCGGCGGTCAAGGCGTCGATGAGCGTCGGCGGCGGGGTCCCGATCGTGATGGCGCCGGCGGGAGCCCCCGTTCAAGCGGGTCTCGTGAAGAGCCTCGCTCAGCCCGGCGGCAACGTGACGGGGCTGTCGTCCATGGAAGCGGAGCTCGGGACCAAGCGTCTGCAGCTGCTCGTCGAGATCATTCCCGGCCTCAAGCGCGTGGCGCTGCTCGGCGCCCGCACCGACCCCTTCACGAAGCCTTTCGTCGGTGATTTCCGGGACGCGGCCAACCGCATGGGGCTTCAGCTCCAGCCCGTCCTGATCGACGGCGTCTCCGACTTCGACAACGCGTTCGCCGAGATGGCCAAGGCGGGCGCGCAGGCGGTGGTGATCCAGCCCTTGTTCCAGCCGCACAGCGCGCACGTCCTGGAGCTCGCCGGGCGGCACCGCCTCGCGGTGATGTCGAGCTACCGCGACATCACACAGGCCGGGGGCTTGCTTTCTTACTCCGCCGATCATGCCGCTTACTTCCGCCGAGCGGCCAACTTCGTCGACAAGATCCTCAAGGGCGCGAAGCCTGCGGACCTTCCCGTCGAGCAACCGGACAAGTTCGAGCTCGTGGTCAACCTCAAAGCCGCCAAGGTCCTCGGGCTGAACGTGCCTCCGTCCGTGCTCGCGGGGGCCGACGAGATCATTCAGTGA
- a CDS encoding SDR family NAD(P)-dependent oxidoreductase yields the protein MEQELASRVAIVTGAGRGIGRATALELARLGADIAVAELDRVTADRTASELKGLGRRALVLPTDVTSPAALAGMVERTKGELGRIDILVNNAGIYRAAATLEVTEEHWDSVLDINAKAVFFASQAVLPVMIAQKRGVIVNLASLAGKIGSKTNLPYNASKAAVVSMTKSLALAHAADGIRVNCVCPGFVETDMWAKVAKEQGALLGMSAEEFTRQRAASVPLGRMEKPEDVASVIGFLCSDRSGYMTGQALNVTGGVIMH from the coding sequence ATGGAGCAGGAGCTGGCCTCTCGTGTCGCCATCGTCACCGGCGCGGGCCGCGGCATCGGCCGCGCGACCGCGCTCGAGCTGGCCCGCCTCGGGGCCGACATCGCCGTGGCGGAGCTGGACCGCGTCACGGCCGATCGCACTGCGAGCGAGTTGAAGGGGCTCGGCCGCCGCGCCCTCGTCCTGCCCACCGACGTGACCTCGCCTGCCGCGCTGGCCGGCATGGTCGAGCGCACCAAGGGCGAGCTGGGCCGCATCGACATCCTCGTCAACAACGCCGGCATCTACCGGGCGGCGGCCACGCTCGAGGTCACCGAGGAGCACTGGGACTCGGTGCTCGACATCAACGCCAAGGCGGTGTTCTTCGCGAGCCAGGCCGTGCTCCCAGTGATGATCGCGCAGAAGCGCGGCGTCATCGTGAACCTGGCCTCGCTGGCGGGCAAGATCGGGAGCAAGACCAATTTGCCCTACAACGCGAGCAAGGCCGCGGTGGTGAGCATGACCAAGAGCCTCGCCCTGGCGCACGCCGCCGACGGCATCCGGGTGAACTGTGTGTGCCCGGGCTTCGTCGAGACCGACATGTGGGCCAAGGTCGCCAAGGAGCAGGGCGCGCTCCTCGGGATGAGCGCCGAGGAGTTCACGCGCCAGCGCGCGGCGTCCGTGCCGCTGGGACGGATGGAGAAGCCCGAGGACGTGGCGAGCGTCATCGGCTTCCTCTGCTCCGACCGATCGGGCTACATGACCGGTCAGGCCCTCAACGTCACCGGCGGCGTCATCATGCACTGA